One part of the bacterium genome encodes these proteins:
- a CDS encoding acetyl-CoA carboxylase carboxyltransferase subunit alpha, with amino-acid sequence MAEQTFPFEKPINEVLRELEEARSKAEEGDEEAKAQVPELEKKLEKTRKDVYSKLSPWERVLFARHKDRPRSLDYIEALTTEFTEISGDRGFGDDAAVITGMARFGGEPVVVIGQQKGRDTKENVARNFGMMHPEGYRKALRVMRLADKFGMPILIFIDTPGAFPGVGAEERGQAEAIAFNIQEMMGIKVPIIAVIIGEGASGGALGIGLADRVLMLENAWYCVISPEGCAAILWKDAAMASRAAEALKLTASDLLGLKVIDDIIPEPLGGAHRHPEETFENVGKALTKNLKALKKLSIDKLMDQRFEKYRNMGTFEELAAEAAAENG; translated from the coding sequence GTGGCTGAGCAGACCTTCCCGTTTGAGAAACCGATCAATGAAGTCCTCCGCGAGTTGGAGGAAGCGCGCTCCAAGGCGGAGGAGGGCGATGAGGAGGCCAAAGCCCAGGTGCCGGAGCTGGAGAAGAAGCTCGAAAAGACGCGCAAAGACGTCTACTCGAAGCTGTCGCCGTGGGAGCGAGTGCTCTTCGCGCGCCACAAGGACCGCCCCCGGTCTCTCGACTACATCGAAGCCTTGACGACTGAATTTACAGAGATTAGCGGCGATCGCGGCTTTGGCGACGATGCCGCCGTGATCACCGGTATGGCGCGCTTCGGCGGCGAACCCGTCGTCGTCATCGGCCAGCAGAAAGGCCGCGACACGAAGGAAAACGTCGCTCGCAACTTCGGCATGATGCACCCAGAGGGCTATCGCAAGGCCCTGCGCGTCATGCGCCTGGCGGATAAGTTCGGCATGCCGATCCTGATCTTCATCGACACGCCCGGGGCATTCCCCGGCGTCGGCGCCGAGGAGCGCGGGCAGGCTGAGGCCATCGCCTTCAACATCCAGGAGATGATGGGCATCAAGGTCCCGATCATCGCCGTCATCATCGGCGAGGGCGCCAGTGGCGGAGCGCTCGGCATCGGACTTGCCGATCGCGTGCTGATGTTGGAGAACGCGTGGTACTGCGTGATTTCGCCGGAGGGCTGCGCGGCCATCCTGTGGAAGGACGCCGCCATGGCCTCGCGGGCCGCCGAAGCGTTGAAGCTGACGGCTTCCGACCTGCTCGGCCTGAAGGTCATCGACGACATTATTCCCGAACCGCTCGGCGGCGCGCACCGGCATCCGGAAGAGACATTCGAGAATGTCGGGAAAGCGTTGACTAAGAATTTGAAGGCGTTGAAGAAGCTATCCATAGACAAACTGATGGACCAGCGCTTCGAGAAGTACCGTAACATGGGAACCTTTGAGGAACTCGCGGCAGAGGCCGCTGCCGAAAACGGCTGA
- a CDS encoding glycoside hydrolase family 16 protein gives MRLSSLLQRTSLLLNRVVVVAALLCLIALGAVAPGHASAQTPIWSDEFNGAEIDSETWTYDVGNSGWGNGELQDYTARAENARVEGGNLVITARREASNGSQFTSARLKTHGRFAFRYGDIEARIKVPDLAEGLWPAFWCLGNNFGQNGWPSCGELDILEMGMESARLDGVTNRRVSAAAHWDYQSSYASHSLSTDAAVDLNNDYHLFKMSWTPTMIEMSLDGVPYYWLDISDAETNSLEEFHAPQFIILNLAVGGWNFVNITNPAQITAPFPAEMMVDWIRIYDNGFTELYPTGNPVETGTFGVFTDTTPVTNALTFGTNAELYLWNNMTEATTTPFEGDNAWSFDVAGGAWFGMGVYCTVDRNMKNYSNGSLHFHMKTTTTQTIDIGLASSAGGEAWVSLTNGGDEYGLVRDGAWHEVTIPLNAFYNVDYNAILQMFMLKGDAPASSFNVSIDNVYLEPDGAKPTPSGGDFGIFTETHPVVDTFELGVDGDFYVWENTLVPATGSPIEGTDSLAFESATGLTWFGAAFTPNTLYDLSAYDNQDGLLHFAMKSSSSTPFSIGMKSGNLDGIGQKWIRFEAGSDPYGFARDGQWHVIEIPTVDLGPEVDFSNVYHLFQILGTEGGIGDIEIDDVYFAGGTGPTPTPSPTPTPSPTPDPNATPTPTLTPSPTPSPTPTPSPTPVPDCGSSANGEVYWCVSPLNAGVATVTMESQVGSIWADIHYKLNEGGQQNLRMVDQGGGVHTWDVSGSHGDILDFFFTYESSALAYDTEWFQVILSDGSIPTPSPTPTPAPLPGDEDGDGMVTLTELNAVLLAYRGLLPAPASADINPTDAIITLTELNAAIASYRAGSAR, from the coding sequence ATGCGCCTATCGTCACTCTTGCAGCGTACAAGTCTTCTGCTGAACCGCGTGGTGGTCGTTGCTGCGCTGCTGTGCCTCATAGCGCTGGGCGCCGTCGCGCCGGGCCATGCTTCTGCACAGACGCCCATCTGGTCCGACGAGTTCAATGGGGCGGAGATCGATTCAGAGACATGGACGTACGATGTCGGCAATTCGGGCTGGGGGAATGGGGAGTTGCAGGACTACACGGCGCGGGCGGAGAATGCTCGCGTGGAGGGTGGCAACCTCGTTATCACGGCCCGCCGAGAAGCCTCGAACGGCAGCCAGTTTACTTCCGCACGACTGAAGACCCACGGTCGGTTCGCCTTTCGGTACGGCGATATCGAAGCGCGCATCAAGGTTCCCGATCTGGCCGAAGGTCTGTGGCCGGCATTCTGGTGCCTGGGGAATAACTTCGGCCAGAACGGATGGCCTTCGTGCGGGGAACTCGATATTCTGGAAATGGGCATGGAGTCCGCCCGACTGGATGGCGTGACGAATCGCCGGGTCAGCGCGGCAGCCCACTGGGATTACCAATCCAGCTACGCAAGCCATAGTCTATCGACAGATGCGGCGGTCGATCTGAACAACGACTACCATCTCTTCAAGATGAGTTGGACGCCGACGATGATCGAGATGTCGCTCGATGGCGTCCCATACTATTGGCTGGACATCAGCGACGCCGAAACGAATTCGCTGGAAGAGTTTCACGCTCCTCAATTCATCATTCTGAATCTCGCGGTCGGCGGGTGGAATTTCGTGAACATTACGAATCCCGCGCAGATTACGGCGCCCTTTCCGGCCGAGATGATGGTGGATTGGATTCGCATCTACGACAATGGCTTCACGGAACTCTATCCGACGGGCAACCCGGTGGAAACGGGCACGTTCGGCGTCTTTACCGACACGACGCCGGTAACGAATGCGCTGACGTTCGGCACGAACGCGGAACTCTATCTGTGGAACAACATGACGGAGGCTACGACGACTCCATTCGAGGGCGACAACGCGTGGTCGTTCGACGTGGCGGGCGGCGCGTGGTTCGGCATGGGCGTGTACTGTACCGTCGATCGCAACATGAAGAACTACTCTAATGGCAGTCTGCACTTCCACATGAAGACAACCACGACGCAGACAATCGACATCGGACTGGCCAGTTCAGCCGGCGGGGAAGCGTGGGTTTCTCTCACTAATGGCGGCGACGAGTACGGTCTCGTTCGCGATGGCGCGTGGCACGAAGTGACGATCCCGCTCAACGCCTTCTACAACGTGGATTACAACGCGATCCTGCAGATGTTCATGCTGAAGGGCGACGCCCCGGCCTCTTCGTTCAACGTGTCGATCGACAACGTCTACCTGGAACCAGACGGCGCAAAGCCGACACCTTCTGGCGGTGACTTCGGAATCTTCACGGAAACGCATCCGGTCGTCGATACGTTCGAGTTGGGCGTGGATGGCGACTTCTATGTGTGGGAGAACACGCTGGTGCCCGCCACGGGATCGCCGATCGAAGGAACTGACTCATTAGCTTTCGAATCGGCAACAGGACTGACCTGGTTTGGCGCCGCATTCACTCCGAACACGCTGTACGATCTGAGCGCCTACGATAACCAGGATGGGCTGTTGCACTTCGCGATGAAGTCCTCCAGCAGTACGCCCTTCAGCATTGGAATGAAGAGTGGAAACCTGGATGGCATCGGCCAGAAGTGGATTCGCTTTGAAGCTGGCAGCGACCCATACGGGTTTGCGCGCGATGGCCAGTGGCACGTGATTGAGATTCCCACGGTGGACCTTGGACCAGAGGTGGACTTCTCCAACGTTTATCATCTGTTCCAGATTCTTGGGACAGAAGGTGGCATCGGCGATATCGAAATCGACGATGTGTACTTCGCCGGAGGCACCGGTCCGACGCCGACGCCTTCCCCAACACCAACTCCGTCCCCGACACCCGATCCGAATGCAACGCCGACGCCGACGTTGACGCCCTCCCCCACTCCGTCACCAACGCCAACCCCTTCGCCGACACCAGTGCCGGATTGCGGTTCGAGCGCAAACGGCGAAGTCTACTGGTGCGTTTCGCCGCTGAACGCCGGTGTGGCAACAGTGACGATGGAATCCCAGGTGGGTTCGATCTGGGCGGACATTCATTACAAGCTCAACGAAGGCGGACAACAAAACCTCCGCATGGTCGACCAAGGCGGCGGCGTCCACACCTGGGATGTCAGCGGAAGTCACGGCGACATTCTGGACTTCTTCTTCACGTACGAGTCCAGCGCCCTCGCCTACGATACGGAATGGTTCCAGGTAATCCTGTCGGACGGTTCCATCCCCACACCTTCTCCGACTCCGACGCCCGCCCCTCTGCCGGGTGACGAGGATGGTGACGGCATGGTGACGCTGACGGAACTCAATGCTGTTCTGCTGGCCTATCGCGGCCTTCTGCCCGCGCCTGCCAGCGCCGATATCAATCCAACAGACGCGATCATCACGCTCACGGAACTCAACGCAGCGATCGCCTCATATCGCGCGGGGTCGGCCCGGTAA
- a CDS encoding ATP-binding protein encodes MGSYFDNRHGDRDCYVGVSLEPQRQKSPGEQELIIMIGLQASGKSTLVRRYLKGTHVWVSKDHFPHRKNRQSLIEKLIAENLDKGLSVVVDNTNPRAEDRAPLIALARKSGARVVGIFLAAPPEDCLRRNALREGKEQVPERGIRATAKVLQSPEWSEGYDQLLRAELLPTGDFKIREWEDE; translated from the coding sequence ATGGGTTCCTATTTCGACAACCGACACGGCGATAGAGATTGCTACGTGGGCGTATCCCTTGAACCTCAGAGACAGAAGAGCCCGGGCGAGCAGGAATTGATTATTATGATCGGGCTTCAGGCTTCCGGGAAGTCGACTTTGGTTCGGAGGTACCTGAAGGGCACGCACGTCTGGGTCAGCAAGGATCACTTCCCCCATCGAAAGAACCGCCAATCGCTCATCGAGAAGCTGATCGCAGAGAATCTCGACAAAGGCCTGTCGGTAGTCGTGGACAATACGAATCCCCGTGCGGAAGATCGCGCTCCGCTGATTGCACTGGCCCGAAAGAGTGGAGCCCGAGTGGTGGGGATCTTCCTGGCAGCGCCGCCGGAGGATTGCTTGCGCCGCAATGCTCTTCGAGAAGGAAAAGAGCAAGTTCCCGAGAGAGGAATCCGCGCGACGGCGAAGGTACTCCAATCGCCCGAGTGGTCTGAAGGATATGATCAATTGCTCCGGGCCGAATTGCTGCCAACCGGCGATTTCAAGATCCGAGAATGGGAGGACGAGTAG
- a CDS encoding amidohydrolase family protein: MQIDLLIRNTTLVTDGLEMRADLGVTDGVVTHIGQLNGTEAAETLDGTGKYVLPGLVDLGVSLLGEGEFYPPSRHSVAELTSEALAGGITTMITAQSWDLRGNFTEDLARRQAEDEETASIDFGYHYFVEDWSEDRRRHLRSALGNGLSSVWIARAGLSSPLPGGTLIHAVMRELPESSYAITTPSDPLFEHYFRTDLRSGGRIGPKYYTRVFPEWIEASMLRSYDALLHEARSRLVVLGLSCPESLVELQRLRERGTRLIGGAKLPHMVLNTDMLNEETAAILPFAWPPLRGRGAQHALWSALDDGLLNMVSSAHHPRTVEEVREGQKDAMSAEGGGTGITHLLPLLHSEGVAKWRLTLESLSQCACADPAKLAGLYPRKGSLQIGSEADLVILDPSKSYRIQPAGAAVGHYDPYAGIEVSGTVEAVYLRGHRVFGNGADPAPQGRFLEGTVSLK; this comes from the coding sequence TTGCAAATCGACCTTCTTATTCGCAATACGACATTGGTGACCGATGGCCTTGAGATGCGCGCCGACTTGGGCGTGACCGATGGCGTCGTGACACACATTGGCCAACTGAACGGCACCGAAGCGGCGGAGACACTCGACGGTACCGGCAAGTACGTGTTGCCGGGGCTCGTGGATCTGGGTGTTTCGCTTCTGGGTGAGGGTGAATTCTACCCCCCGTCGCGACACAGCGTGGCCGAACTGACCTCCGAGGCACTGGCCGGCGGCATCACGACAATGATCACGGCGCAGAGTTGGGATCTGCGTGGGAACTTCACCGAAGATCTGGCGCGCCGTCAGGCCGAAGACGAAGAAACTGCCTCCATTGATTTTGGGTACCACTATTTTGTCGAGGACTGGTCGGAAGATCGCCGGCGCCACTTGCGTTCGGCCCTTGGAAACGGCTTGTCCTCCGTCTGGATTGCGCGTGCCGGCCTGAGCAGCCCCCTGCCCGGCGGCACATTGATTCACGCAGTGATGCGCGAGTTGCCCGAATCCAGCTACGCGATTACAACGCCATCCGATCCCTTGTTCGAGCACTACTTCCGGACGGATCTGCGTTCCGGCGGTCGAATCGGGCCGAAGTACTACACGCGCGTCTTCCCCGAGTGGATCGAAGCGTCGATGCTGCGAAGCTACGACGCGTTGCTGCACGAGGCGCGCTCGCGGCTCGTCGTTCTGGGTCTCAGTTGCCCCGAGAGCCTCGTCGAACTGCAGCGCTTGCGCGAACGCGGCACCCGCCTGATCGGCGGTGCGAAGCTGCCGCACATGGTTCTAAACACCGATATGCTGAACGAGGAAACCGCGGCGATTCTGCCGTTCGCGTGGCCGCCTCTGCGCGGTCGCGGCGCTCAGCACGCGCTGTGGAGCGCCCTCGACGACGGACTCCTCAACATGGTCAGTTCCGCCCATCACCCGCGGACAGTTGAAGAAGTTCGCGAGGGCCAGAAGGATGCCATGAGCGCCGAAGGCGGCGGGACGGGCATCACACACCTTCTCCCCCTGTTGCATTCGGAGGGCGTCGCCAAGTGGCGCCTGACGCTGGAAAGCCTGAGCCAGTGCGCGTGTGCCGATCCGGCGAAGCTGGCGGGCCTCTACCCGCGCAAGGGATCGCTGCAGATCGGCAGCGAAGCGGACCTGGTGATCCTCGACCCATCGAAGAGCTATCGGATCCAGCCCGCCGGCGCCGCCGTCGGTCACTATGATCCGTACGCCGGGATCGAGGTCTCCGGCACCGTCGAGGCTGTCTATCTGCGTGGACACCGCGTCTTCGGCAATGGCGCCGATCCGGCCCCTCAGGGGCGCTTCCTCGAGGGGACTGTGTCGTTGAAGTAA
- a CDS encoding tRNA 5'-guanylyltransferase, which translates to MNPSHFEDRMRALEYFHSIVIPPEMWVVVRVDGRSFSKFTESRFAKPFDESFRDLMVETAQALLEEMGGLYAYTESDEISVLFPLEWDFFGRELEKVVSISASIAAARFTLSCGEVAHFDSRVWIGPNSGTVVDYFRWRQSDATRCCLNGWTYWTLREEGKTAKEATSLLESLGKDEKNELLFERGTNFNDLPLWQRRGTGLYFETYAMEGFNPQTEQAVWAERRRVKIDQELPMKDEYSRFISRFMEELAG; encoded by the coding sequence GTGAATCCAAGTCACTTTGAAGATAGAATGCGCGCCCTGGAGTATTTCCATTCGATCGTAATACCGCCTGAAATGTGGGTTGTGGTTCGAGTCGATGGGCGGTCCTTCTCGAAGTTCACTGAGAGCCGGTTTGCCAAACCCTTCGATGAATCCTTCCGAGATCTGATGGTCGAAACCGCCCAGGCGCTTCTCGAGGAAATGGGTGGTCTCTATGCATACACGGAGAGCGATGAAATCTCCGTCCTGTTTCCTCTCGAATGGGATTTCTTCGGCCGCGAATTGGAAAAGGTTGTCTCCATCTCGGCATCCATCGCTGCCGCACGATTCACATTGTCGTGCGGGGAGGTCGCGCATTTCGACAGCCGAGTCTGGATAGGACCGAACTCGGGTACGGTGGTTGATTACTTCAGGTGGCGACAGAGCGATGCAACACGCTGCTGCTTGAATGGGTGGACTTATTGGACGTTACGCGAAGAGGGGAAGACCGCAAAAGAAGCAACGAGTCTCCTTGAGAGCCTCGGGAAGGATGAGAAGAACGAACTCCTTTTCGAGAGAGGAACCAATTTCAATGACCTGCCACTGTGGCAGCGACGAGGAACTGGGCTCTACTTCGAGACCTACGCGATGGAAGGATTCAATCCCCAGACGGAACAGGCCGTTTGGGCCGAACGGCGCAGAGTGAAGATCGATCAGGAACTCCCAATGAAGGACGAGTACTCGCGCTTCATCTCGCGCTTCATGGAAGAGTTAGCAGGATAG